In Rhinopithecus roxellana isolate Shanxi Qingling chromosome 16, ASM756505v1, whole genome shotgun sequence, a single genomic region encodes these proteins:
- the TTF1 gene encoding transcription termination factor 1 — translation MEGESSRFEIHTPVSDKKKKKYSVHKERPQKHSHEIFRDSSLVSEQSQITRRKKRKKDFQHLISSPLKKSRIHDDAENATATLKKRKKRRYSALEVEEEAGVTVVLVDKENISNTPKHFRKDVDVICVDRSMEQKLPGEPKTDKFQVLAKSHTHKSEALHNKVREKKNKKHRRKAASWDAVQESQRAMDALPQSESHQEESWLSMGPGGEMTELPASAHKNKYKKKKKKSSNQEYETLAMPEGSQAGSEAEPDMQESRPTVGLDGEAPELLGPTHKKKSKKKKKKKSSYQDSEALAMPEGSQVGSEVGTETQESRPTVGLHGETAELPAPAYKNKSKKKKKKSNHQELEAMAMPESLESAYREGSQVGREAGIVEGRKALKGFKESNSTKKFKKRKLKSVKRAVASGDGFSVSSKNSESTLFDSVEGDGAVMEESVKPRPRQKKTRACSASKHMQEVPRLEPANEERNVETAEDSETRYLYADSGDADDSDADLGSAVRQLQEFIPNIKDRATSTIKRMYRDDLERFKEFKAQGVAIKFGKFSVKENKQLEKNVEDFLALTGIESADKLLYTDRYPEEKSAITNLKRRHSFRLHIGRNIARPWKLIYYRAKKMFDVNNYKGRYSEGDTEKLKMYHSLLGNDWKTIGEMVARSSLSVALKFSQISSQRNRGAWSKSETQKLIKAVEEVILKKMSPQELKEVDSKLQDNPESCLSIVREKLYKGISWVEVEAKVQTRNWMQCKSKWTEILTKRMTNGRRIYCGVNALRAKVSLIERLYEINVEDTNEIDWEDLASAIGDVPPSYVQTKFSRLKAIYVPFWQKKTFPEIIDYLYETTLPLLKEKLEKMLEKKGTEIQTPAPPKQVFLFRDIFYYEDDSEGEDI, via the exons atggaaGGAGAATCAAGCAGATTTGAAATCCACACTCCAGTTtctgacaagaaaaagaaaaagtattctgTACATAAGGAAAGACCTCAGAAACATTCCCATGAAATTTTTAGAGATTCCTCCCTGGTAAGTGAACAGTCTCAAATAActaggaggaaaaagaggaaaaaagatttCCAGCAtctcatttcttctcctttgaAAAAATCCAGAATCCATGATGATGCTGAAAATGCCACTGCTAcactcaaaaagagaaaaaagagaagatacagTGCTTTggaggtggaagaggaagcaggtGTTACAGTTGTCcttgtggataaagaaaatattagcaacacACCAAAGCATTTTAGAAAGGATGTTGATGTCATTTGTGTTGATAGGAGCATGGAACAGAAGTTACCAGGAGAGCCTAAAACGGACAAATTTCAGGTACTTGCAAAGTCACATACACATAAATCAGAAGCACTGCACAATAAAGTtagggagaaaaagaataaaaagcatcGGAGGAAAGCTGCATCCTGGGATGCTGTGCAGGAGAGCCAGCGGGCAATGGATGCCCTGCCTCAGTCGGAATCCCACCAGGAGGAGTCCTGGCTTTCTATGGGTCCAGGGGGTGAAATGACAGAACTACCAGCATCTGCTCATAAAaacaagtataagaaaaaaaagaaaaagtccagtAACCAGGAATATGAGACATTGGCCATGCCTGAAGGATCACAAGCGGGCAGTGAGGCTGAGCCTGATATGCAGGAATCCCGGCCTACTGTGGGCTTGGATGGTGAAGCTCCAGAACTACTAGGACCTACTCACAAAAAaaagtctaagaaaaaaaagaagaaaaagtccaGTTACCAGGACTCTGAGGCATTGGCCATGCCTGAAGGATCACAAGTGGGCAGCGAGGTTGGGACTGAGACGCAGGAATCCCGGCCTACTGtgggcctacatggtgaaactgcaGAACTACCAGCACCTGCTTATAAAAACaagtctaagaaaaaaaagaaaaagtccaatCACCAGGAATTGGAGGCAATGGCCATGCCTGAGAGCCTTGAGAGTGCATACCGTGAAGGATCACAGGTGGGCCGTGAGGCTGGGATTGTGGAAGGCAGGAAGGCTCTTAAAGGGTTCAAGGAATCCAACAGTACAAAGAAGTTTAAGAAAAGGAAGCTTAAGTCTGTCAAAAGAGCCGTAGCGTCTGGTGATGGTTTTTCAGTGTCCAGTAAGAACTCTGAGAGCACACTCTTTGATTCAGTAGAAGGTGATGGCGCCGTGATGGAAGAAAGTGTGAAACCCAGGCCCCGACAAAAGAAAACCCGGGCCTGTTCAGCAAGCAAGCATATGCAAGAGGTGCCAAG GTTAGAACCTGCAAATGAAGAACGCAATGTGGAAACAGCTGAAGATTCCGAAACAAGATATTTGTATGCAGATTCAGGAGATGCCGATGATTCAGATGCGGATTTGGGTTCTGCGGTCAGACAGCTTCAGGAGTTCATTCCTAACATCAAGGACAGGGCCACCAGCACAATCAAGCGGATGTACCGGGATGACTTAGAACGGTTTAAGGAATTTAAAGCACAAG GTGTCGCTATTAAATTTGGCAAGTTTTCTGTGAAGGAAAATAAGCAGTTAGAGAAAAATGTGGAAGACTTTCTAGCCCTGACAGGCATCGAGAGCGCAGACAAGCTGCTGTACACAGACAGATATCCCGAGGAAAAATCTGCGatcaccaacttaaaaaggagaCACTCGTTTAGATTGCACATTG GTAGGAACATTGCCCGGCCCTGGAAACTTATATACTATCGAGCAAAGAAGATGTTCGATGTCAACAATTACAAAGGCAG GTATAGCGAAGGAGACACTGAGAAGTTAAAGATGTACCATTCTCTCCTTGGGAATGACTGGAAGACGATTGGTGAGATGGTGGCCCGAAGTAGCCTCTCCGTGGCCCTGAAGTTCTCGCAGATCAGCAGTC AAAGAAATCGTGGTGCTTGGAGTAAGTCTGAAACCCAGAAACTAATCAAGGCTGTTGAAGAAGTGATTCTAAAGAAAATGTCTCCCCAGGAGTTAAAAGAGGTGGATTCCAAACTCCAAGACAATCCTGAAAGTTGCCTATCAATTGTACGGGAAAAACTCTACAAGGGCATATCTTGGGTAGAAGTAGAAGCTAAAGTGCAAACCAGAAATTGGATGCAGTGTAAAAGTAAGTG GACAGAAATTCTAACCAAGAGGATGACTAATGGTCGGCGCATATACTGTGGCGTTAATGCCCTGCGGGCCAAGGTCAGCCTTATTGAAAG gTTGTATGAAATAAATGTGGAAGATACTAACGAAATAGACTGGGAAGATCTTGCTAGTGCCATAGG tGATGTTCCTCCATCTTATGTTCAAACTAAATTTTCTAGGCTGAAAGCTATCTATGTTCCATTTTGGCAGAAAAAGACTTTTCCAG AGATCATCGACTACCTTTATGAGACGACTCTACCTTTGCttaaagaaaagttagaaaagatGTTGGAGAAAAAAGGCACTGAAATCCAGACTCCTGCACCACCCAAGCAAGTTTTCCTGTTTCGAGACATCTTTTATTATGAAGACGATAGTGAAGGAGAGGACatataa